The proteins below come from a single Salinivibrio kushneri genomic window:
- the phoR gene encoding phosphate regulon sensor histidine kinase PhoR: protein MVERLSWKKLAWELAFFYLPWFIIGWLFGGLPWLLLGATVAMLFWHLHQQVKLSDWLWKDKSLMPPSGTGSWEPLFNGIYRLQKRNRRRRKELANLIRRFRNGAESLPDAVVVFERDGAIVWCNKLAQELLGLRMPDDNGQHISNLIRAPEFVSYIADANYDVPLEMRSHLNSARTLEFRTMPYAEGEYLMVVRDITQLKQLEGMRRNFFANVSHELRTPMTVLRGYLEMTEDPDMVVGPMWPKAHGVMTEQLSRMESLVEQLLTLSKIEAAAKPELDHHVDVPAMLDVLQKEAQALSGDSEHVLTFEVDASLKVKGNDDQLRSAISNLVYNAVKHTPPNAGITVRWYRSCKGPRLEVQDSGEGIAPQHLDRLTERFYRVDKARSRETGGSGLGLAIVKHALSHHDAELDIQSELGVGSTFSFTLPERLAC from the coding sequence ATGGTCGAACGACTGTCTTGGAAGAAGCTAGCCTGGGAGCTGGCTTTTTTTTATTTACCTTGGTTTATTATAGGTTGGCTATTTGGCGGCCTACCTTGGCTATTGCTTGGCGCCACCGTTGCCATGCTGTTTTGGCACCTGCATCAGCAGGTCAAACTGTCCGATTGGCTTTGGAAAGACAAAAGCCTGATGCCACCCTCTGGCACCGGCTCCTGGGAGCCTTTGTTTAATGGGATTTATCGCTTACAAAAGCGTAACCGTCGTCGCCGTAAGGAGCTGGCGAATCTGATTCGTCGCTTCCGCAACGGGGCAGAGTCTTTACCTGATGCGGTGGTGGTGTTTGAGCGCGACGGGGCCATTGTCTGGTGCAACAAATTGGCTCAAGAGCTGCTCGGCTTGCGTATGCCTGATGATAATGGCCAGCATATCAGTAATCTTATCCGTGCTCCCGAATTCGTTAGTTATATCGCGGATGCCAACTACGATGTGCCGCTCGAAATGCGTTCTCACCTTAATAGTGCCCGCACACTCGAATTCCGGACCATGCCTTATGCTGAAGGCGAATATTTGATGGTGGTGCGTGATATTACCCAGTTGAAGCAACTGGAAGGGATGCGCCGCAACTTTTTCGCCAATGTGTCGCATGAGCTACGCACGCCGATGACGGTATTACGTGGCTACTTAGAGATGACCGAAGATCCCGACATGGTCGTTGGCCCCATGTGGCCGAAAGCACATGGGGTCATGACTGAGCAGTTATCTCGGATGGAGTCACTGGTGGAGCAGCTTTTGACCCTGTCTAAAATTGAAGCGGCCGCCAAGCCTGAGCTTGATCACCACGTCGATGTGCCAGCCATGCTCGATGTGCTACAAAAAGAAGCTCAAGCCTTAAGCGGTGATAGTGAGCATGTACTCACGTTTGAAGTCGATGCCAGCCTTAAAGTCAAAGGCAATGACGACCAATTACGCAGTGCAATTTCCAACCTGGTTTATAATGCGGTAAAACACACGCCACCCAACGCAGGGATCACCGTGCGTTGGTATCGCTCTTGCAAAGGGCCTCGATTGGAGGTGCAAGATAGTGGTGAGGGGATCGCGCCACAGCATCTGGACAGGTTAACCGAGCGTTTTTATCGAGTGGATAAAGCCCGCTCCCGTGAAACGGGTGGCAGTGGCTTAGGATTGGCGATCGTAAAACATGCGTTAAGTCATCACGATGCGGAGCTAGATATTCAAAGTGAACTTGGGGTGGGGAGCACATTCTCCTTTACCTTACCGGAGCGGTTAGCATGTTAA
- a CDS encoding PstS family phosphate ABC transporter substrate-binding protein: MLKRFVATACLLVSVAGLSHADTLPDYQRSSGISGNLSSVGSDTLANMMAAWTEGFKRLHPGVNIQLQTPGSASAAPALVEGTAQLGPMSRPMRVSEENAFQARFGYPPTAVPVAVDAMAVYVHQDNPLRTISFQQLDAVFSRTLWCGASKPVVTWGQLGLSGRWAHRDLQLFGRNSVSGTYGYFKQAALCRGDFRADVNEQPGSASVVQSVASSLNAIGYAGIGHQASGARMLAISHQGEEAITPTPSTIRRGEYPLTRYLYLYINKAPNQPLAPLESAFMRYILSAQGQKAVSQQGYIPLPAQSVRAQRQALQLDASLN; this comes from the coding sequence ATGTTAAAGCGGTTTGTTGCCACAGCCTGCCTGCTAGTGAGCGTGGCGGGCCTTAGTCATGCTGATACGCTCCCTGATTATCAACGTAGCAGTGGTATATCCGGTAACTTGAGCTCTGTGGGTTCAGACACCTTAGCCAATATGATGGCCGCTTGGACTGAAGGTTTTAAACGGCTACATCCTGGGGTGAATATACAGTTACAAACGCCAGGCTCGGCCTCTGCGGCTCCCGCGCTGGTGGAAGGGACAGCACAACTCGGCCCCATGAGTCGTCCGATGCGGGTCAGTGAAGAAAATGCCTTTCAAGCACGTTTTGGCTACCCTCCTACTGCGGTACCCGTTGCCGTGGATGCGATGGCCGTCTATGTCCACCAAGATAACCCTTTACGCACCATCAGCTTTCAACAGTTGGATGCGGTTTTTTCTCGCACACTCTGGTGTGGGGCGAGTAAACCGGTGGTAACGTGGGGGCAATTGGGCTTATCAGGCCGTTGGGCCCACCGAGATTTACAATTGTTTGGACGAAACTCGGTATCAGGTACCTATGGTTACTTTAAGCAAGCAGCGTTGTGCCGTGGGGACTTTCGTGCTGATGTGAATGAGCAGCCCGGCTCGGCGTCTGTTGTGCAGTCGGTGGCCTCTTCGCTAAATGCTATCGGGTATGCAGGGATTGGGCACCAAGCGTCAGGGGCACGCATGCTAGCGATTTCACATCAGGGAGAAGAGGCGATAACGCCCACCCCTTCAACGATTCGAAGGGGGGAGTACCCCCTTACTCGTTACTTATATTTATACATTAATAAAGCGCCAAATCAGCCACTGGCGCCACTTGAATCGGCATTTATGCGTTATATTTTGTCGGCACAAGGGCAGAAGGCGGTGAGTCAGCAAGGCTATATTCCCTTGCCAGCTCAATCGGTGCGCGCGCAAAGACAGGCATTACAACTGGATGCGTCGCTAAATTAG
- the ppx gene encoding exopolyphosphatase, translating to MTHPQSKDKPREIAAVDLGSNSFHMVVARVVGDGLQIVSRHKQRVRLASGLDDQHRLSDEAISRGVECLAMFAERLNGLDMENVRIAATHTLRQARNVDTFIKQARQVLPYPIEIISGEEEARLIYMGVSHTQQNVGRKLVIDIGGGSTELVIGDNFEPALVNSKRVGCVSYNERFFPKGNITPKQFSAAQLATQQKLESLASQYRQASWQVALGASGTIKAIREVIIGLGDEDGIITRKRLDNLIEKLLKFKNSDSIDLPGLSADRQPVFAAGVAILSGIFDALAIESMRFSDGALREGLLYEMEDRFQRTDIRGRTTDDMAARYNIDLNHARRVQHTAAYFYAQAEPDKGSKKAELAGLLNWAALLHEVGLSIGYPGYHKHSAYILRNTNLPGFNQEQQTVLATLARFHRKALKLNEMPKFTLFKPKLIETLICALRLACVLHSQRNDEALPEIVLNIDKKGAWQLTFPSGWLQENRLLAADLEAEQAYWQSVNWGLTFSD from the coding sequence ATGACACACCCCCAGTCAAAGGATAAACCTCGCGAAATCGCGGCGGTTGATCTCGGCTCTAACAGTTTTCATATGGTCGTCGCGCGCGTCGTTGGCGATGGGTTACAGATAGTGAGTCGCCATAAACAACGTGTGCGACTAGCCTCAGGGCTGGATGATCAACATCGCCTCAGTGATGAGGCAATCAGCCGTGGTGTCGAGTGCTTAGCCATGTTTGCTGAGCGGTTGAACGGCTTAGACATGGAGAATGTCCGTATCGCCGCGACCCACACCTTGCGCCAAGCCCGCAATGTGGACACCTTCATCAAGCAGGCAAGACAGGTTTTGCCCTACCCCATTGAAATCATTTCTGGGGAGGAAGAGGCGCGTCTTATTTACATGGGCGTCTCCCACACGCAGCAAAACGTTGGCCGAAAATTAGTGATTGATATTGGAGGCGGCAGCACAGAATTAGTGATCGGGGATAACTTTGAGCCCGCACTGGTTAACAGTAAACGGGTTGGCTGTGTCAGTTATAACGAGCGTTTTTTCCCCAAAGGCAACATCACACCTAAGCAATTTTCTGCCGCGCAGCTGGCCACCCAACAAAAGCTAGAAAGCTTAGCCTCTCAATACCGTCAAGCCAGTTGGCAAGTGGCGCTCGGTGCGTCAGGCACCATCAAAGCGATCCGTGAAGTGATTATTGGCCTCGGCGATGAAGATGGGATTATCACCCGTAAACGGCTAGATAACCTGATCGAAAAGCTACTGAAATTTAAAAACAGCGACAGTATCGACTTACCCGGCTTGTCGGCAGACCGCCAACCGGTTTTCGCCGCAGGCGTAGCGATTCTTTCTGGGATCTTTGATGCGCTTGCCATCGAATCGATGCGCTTCTCTGATGGTGCGTTACGTGAAGGGTTGCTCTATGAAATGGAAGACCGCTTTCAGCGTACCGATATTCGTGGTCGCACGACCGATGATATGGCAGCACGCTACAATATCGACCTGAATCACGCCCGTCGCGTGCAACATACAGCGGCGTATTTTTATGCGCAAGCCGAACCGGATAAGGGCAGCAAAAAGGCTGAGCTCGCAGGGCTTTTGAATTGGGCTGCGCTGCTGCACGAAGTGGGTTTAAGCATTGGTTATCCTGGCTACCACAAGCATTCTGCGTATATTCTGCGCAACACCAATTTGCCTGGGTTTAACCAAGAGCAGCAAACCGTGCTTGCCACCCTCGCGCGCTTCCATCGTAAGGCGCTAAAGCTCAATGAGATGCCTAAGTTTACCTTGTTTAAACCTAAACTTATCGAGACGCTGATTTGCGCGCTACGCTTAGCTTGTGTGTTGCACTCACAGCGCAATGATGAGGCATTGCCAGAGATTGTTCTCAATATCGACAAGAAAGGGGCATGGCAACTCACCTTCCCTTCCGGTTGGCTGCAAGAGAACCGCTTGCTCGCGGCTGACTTGGAAGCAGAGCAGGCATACTGGCAGTCAGTAAACTGGGGGCTGACCTTTAGCGATTGA
- the ppk1 gene encoding polyphosphate kinase 1, with amino-acid sequence MTLDSYHVDKELSWLSFNERVLQEAADKSVPIIERVRFLGIFSSNLDEFYQVRFADVKRRIIIDEERGVESHAKELLSKIQAKVVKLNQDFDHLYNDILLEMARRHIFLVNERQLSDHQAQWLKRYFRSNILPYITPIMLNKDVDVLSFLKDAYSYLAVQLKKEGEEPKYALIEIPTDELERFVKVPEPKGKRQRKTIILLDNIIRLCLDQIFSGFFDYDTVEAYAMKMTRDAEYDLTNEVEHSLLENMSESLDQRLTALPVRFVYQRDMPPEMVSKLIQVLKISDYDSVLPGARYHNFRDFIGFPNVGRKYLENPPLPPFESADFQLQNNAFDAIRERDILLYYPYHTFRHMTELVRQASFDPKVRSIRINVYRVAKNSRIINSMIDAANNGKRVTVVVELQARFDEEANIEWSRVLTDAGVKVVFGTPGLKIHSKLCLISRREDGVLRDYGHIGTGNFHEKTARIYTDFALFTADQQLTSEIRKVFDFIENPYRPVKFNHLIVSPRNSRRRMYKLIEREIEHAQAKRKAGITLKVNNLVDKGLVNLLYKASNEGVKIRIIVRGMCSLVPGVKGVSQNIKAISIVDRFLEHPRVFAFENGGERDMYISSADWMTRNIDNRIEVGAPIRDPRLKDRIMEILEIQFSDRAKARVIDKAMSNAYVKRGNKKKIRSQTEIYDYLKHAERQELKNAEKLQHDTPPVKG; translated from the coding sequence ATGACTTTAGACTCTTATCATGTCGACAAAGAACTTAGCTGGCTTTCTTTTAACGAACGTGTCCTGCAAGAGGCCGCGGACAAAAGCGTGCCTATTATTGAGCGAGTTCGGTTTTTAGGCATTTTTTCATCCAACCTTGACGAATTTTATCAAGTGCGGTTTGCCGACGTGAAACGGCGCATCATTATCGATGAAGAGCGAGGAGTAGAAAGTCATGCCAAAGAGTTGTTGAGCAAGATTCAAGCGAAAGTCGTCAAACTGAATCAAGATTTTGATCATCTTTACAATGATATCTTGCTGGAAATGGCACGCCGTCACATTTTTTTAGTCAATGAACGTCAACTCTCTGATCATCAAGCGCAGTGGCTAAAGCGTTATTTTAGAAGCAATATTTTGCCTTACATCACGCCAATCATGCTTAACAAGGATGTCGATGTTTTAAGCTTTTTGAAAGACGCCTACTCTTACCTCGCCGTACAGCTGAAAAAAGAAGGGGAAGAGCCTAAGTACGCGCTGATAGAGATCCCAACAGATGAACTAGAACGCTTTGTTAAAGTCCCTGAGCCAAAAGGAAAACGGCAGCGCAAAACTATCATTTTACTCGATAACATTATTCGATTGTGTTTAGACCAAATTTTTAGTGGTTTTTTCGACTACGATACCGTCGAAGCTTACGCGATGAAAATGACCCGCGATGCGGAATACGATCTGACCAATGAAGTGGAGCACAGCCTGCTTGAGAACATGTCAGAAAGCTTGGATCAGCGTTTAACCGCCCTGCCGGTTCGGTTTGTTTATCAACGCGATATGCCACCAGAAATGGTCAGCAAGTTGATTCAGGTATTAAAAATCTCCGACTACGACAGTGTCTTACCCGGTGCTCGCTATCACAACTTTCGTGATTTTATCGGCTTTCCGAACGTTGGACGCAAGTACTTAGAAAACCCTCCGCTTCCCCCGTTCGAATCGGCTGATTTTCAACTACAAAACAATGCCTTCGATGCTATTCGCGAACGCGATATTCTACTTTATTATCCCTATCATACGTTCCGCCATATGACTGAACTGGTGCGCCAGGCTTCCTTTGATCCTAAGGTGCGCAGCATTCGAATCAATGTGTACCGCGTGGCGAAAAACTCCCGCATTATTAACTCAATGATCGATGCCGCCAATAATGGTAAGCGTGTCACCGTGGTCGTTGAGCTTCAGGCGCGCTTTGACGAAGAGGCAAACATCGAGTGGTCACGCGTGCTCACCGATGCTGGCGTAAAAGTGGTATTCGGGACGCCTGGCCTCAAAATCCACTCAAAGCTGTGTTTGATCTCTCGCCGTGAAGACGGCGTGCTACGCGATTACGGTCACATTGGCACAGGTAACTTTCATGAAAAGACAGCGCGTATTTACACCGATTTTGCCTTATTTACCGCCGATCAACAGCTGACATCAGAAATACGTAAAGTCTTTGACTTTATTGAAAATCCTTATCGACCGGTTAAGTTCAATCACTTAATTGTCTCGCCACGTAACTCGCGGCGACGTATGTATAAATTGATTGAGCGTGAAATTGAACATGCGCAGGCCAAACGTAAAGCAGGCATCACATTAAAGGTCAATAACTTAGTCGATAAAGGCTTGGTGAATTTGCTTTATAAGGCCAGCAACGAGGGGGTAAAGATCCGCATTATCGTGCGCGGCATGTGCTCGCTGGTGCCCGGTGTCAAAGGGGTCAGTCAGAATATCAAAGCGATCAGTATCGTCGACCGCTTCTTAGAACACCCACGCGTGTTCGCCTTTGAAAATGGCGGTGAACGTGATATGTATATTTCGTCTGCCGATTGGATGACTCGCAACATCGACAACCGAATTGAAGTTGGGGCACCGATACGCGATCCTAGACTGAAAGATCGCATCATGGAGATCTTAGAGATTCAATTTTCTGATCGCGCGAAAGCCCGCGTCATCGATAAAGCCATGTCCAACGCCTACGTTAAACGGGGTAACAAGAAGAAGATCCGCTCGCAAACCGAGATCTATGATTACCTTAAGCACGCAGAGCGCCAAGAACTCAAAAACGCGGAAAAGTTGCAACATGACACACCCCCAGTCAAAGGATAA
- the phoB gene encoding phosphate regulon transcriptional regulator PhoB, which produces MVRRILVVEDEAPIREMLCFVLEQKGYQTVEAEDYDSALAQICEPYPEMILMDWMLPGGSGLNLIKHLKREELTRQIPVVMLTARGEEEDKVRGLEVGADDYITKPFSPKELVARLKAVMRRVSPTTLDDVIEVQGLKLDPVSHRVTANDEPLDMGPTEFKLLHFFMTHQERVYSREQLLNNVWGTNVYVEDRTVDVHIRRLRKVLEAGGHAKLVQTVRGAGYRFSTRS; this is translated from the coding sequence ATGGTTAGACGGATTCTCGTTGTTGAAGACGAAGCCCCCATTCGCGAGATGCTTTGTTTTGTACTCGAACAAAAAGGCTATCAAACGGTTGAGGCAGAAGACTACGACTCGGCACTGGCGCAAATTTGCGAGCCTTACCCAGAAATGATCCTGATGGATTGGATGTTACCTGGCGGATCGGGGCTCAATCTGATTAAGCACTTAAAGCGGGAAGAGTTAACCCGACAAATCCCGGTGGTAATGCTGACCGCACGGGGCGAAGAAGAAGACAAAGTGCGCGGCTTAGAGGTGGGCGCCGATGACTACATCACCAAACCTTTCTCGCCGAAAGAGCTGGTGGCGCGATTAAAAGCGGTGATGCGCCGCGTATCGCCCACAACCTTGGATGATGTCATTGAAGTACAAGGGTTGAAACTTGACCCTGTCTCGCATCGAGTAACCGCCAATGATGAGCCGCTAGACATGGGGCCGACCGAGTTCAAGCTGCTGCACTTTTTCATGACTCATCAAGAGCGGGTATATAGCCGCGAGCAGCTACTCAATAACGTGTGGGGCACCAATGTCTATGTGGAAGATAGAACGGTAGATGTGCATATTCGTCGCTTGCGCAAAGTGCTAGAAGCAGGTGGGCACGCTAAATTGGTACAAACCGTGCGCGGCGCTGGATACCGCTTTTCAACACGTAGTTAA